The following are from one region of the Hydrogenimonas sp. SS33 genome:
- a CDS encoding CDP-alcohol phosphatidyltransferase family protein, producing the protein MNFLFDARSHFNLANLFTMMNITAGLVAAYLVTQHQFAWAALFAWVGGAFDIFDGKIARKYGLSNEFGVQLDSFADFLTFVLVPVFFIFVGVYEKMEGVWFALGAVAVVYYVISGLRRLIQFNIDASPGNVGKYFVGVPTPLGAILLWLVWLGNLYGLIPDGAVIALMFLTGWLLNSRVKVPHP; encoded by the coding sequence ATGAATTTTCTTTTCGATGCCAGATCCCATTTCAATCTGGCCAACCTCTTCACGATGATGAATATCACGGCCGGTCTGGTGGCGGCCTACCTGGTGACGCAGCACCAGTTCGCATGGGCTGCCCTCTTCGCGTGGGTCGGAGGCGCTTTCGACATCTTCGACGGAAAGATTGCCAGAAAATACGGCCTATCCAACGAGTTCGGTGTCCAGCTCGACTCTTTTGCCGATTTTCTCACCTTCGTGCTGGTGCCGGTCTTTTTCATCTTCGTCGGGGTCTATGAAAAGATGGAAGGGGTGTGGTTCGCTCTGGGAGCCGTGGCGGTGGTCTATTATGTCATCAGCGGGCTGCGGAGGCTCATTCAGTTCAATATCGACGCCTCCCCGGGGAACGTGGGAAAATATTTCGTCGGGGTACCGACACCGCTCGGGGCGATTCTGCTCTGGCTCGTCTGGCTGGGAAATCTCTACGGTCTCATTCCGGATGGGGCGGTCATCGCGTTGATGTTTCTGACAGGCTGGCTGCTCAACTCCCGTGTCAAAGTGCCCCATCCGTAA
- the radA gene encoding DNA repair protein RadA — protein sequence MAKKKSLYECQACGMQSPRWMGKCPNCGAWESFVELTAQQQKVLNEISKSQTAAAHATPITQIEEEEVSRFTSGDDELDLVLGGGIVPGSLVLIGGSPGIGKSTLLLKIGGNLAALGKKILYVSGEESGGQIKMRANRLGANHDNLYLLGEIRLESVMAEVERNAYDLVIVDSIQTLYAEAVPSAPGSVTQVRTITFDLMRLAKEKQIPIFIIGHITKEGSIAGPRVLEHMVDTVLYFEGDASREIRMLRSFKNRFGSTSEVGIFEMTEAGLTSAKNIASKFFSRGKPQAGSAVTVIMEGSRPLVIEVQALVADSGYGNPKRSTTGYDASRLTMLLALLEKKLDLPFGQYDVFVNIAGGIKITEPAADLAIIAAIISSFRNRPLSDESVFIGEVSLIGDIREVFHLEQRLREAHTLGFTKAIVPRKPSFKTPMKCFVAEEVAKVVEWM from the coding sequence ATGGCTAAGAAAAAGAGTCTCTACGAATGCCAGGCCTGCGGGATGCAGAGCCCACGGTGGATGGGCAAATGCCCCAACTGCGGGGCATGGGAGAGTTTCGTCGAACTTACGGCCCAACAGCAGAAAGTCCTGAACGAAATCTCCAAAAGCCAAACCGCCGCGGCCCATGCCACCCCCATCACCCAGATCGAAGAGGAGGAGGTCTCCCGCTTCACAAGCGGCGACGACGAGCTGGACCTGGTGCTGGGAGGCGGCATCGTCCCGGGGTCGCTGGTGCTCATCGGCGGAAGCCCGGGGATCGGCAAGTCGACGCTGCTGCTCAAAATCGGGGGAAACCTGGCGGCGCTGGGGAAAAAGATCCTCTACGTCAGCGGTGAGGAGTCGGGCGGGCAGATCAAGATGCGGGCCAACCGCCTGGGCGCCAACCACGACAACCTCTACCTGCTGGGGGAGATCCGTCTGGAGAGCGTCATGGCGGAGGTGGAGCGCAACGCCTACGACCTGGTCATCGTCGACTCCATCCAGACGCTCTATGCCGAAGCGGTCCCCTCGGCGCCCGGCAGCGTCACCCAGGTACGCACCATCACCTTCGACCTGATGCGCCTGGCCAAAGAGAAGCAGATTCCCATCTTCATCATCGGCCATATCACCAAGGAGGGCTCCATCGCGGGCCCGCGGGTGCTGGAGCATATGGTCGACACGGTTCTCTATTTCGAGGGCGATGCCAGCCGGGAGATTCGGATGCTGAGAAGCTTCAAAAACCGGTTCGGCAGCACCAGCGAGGTGGGCATCTTCGAAATGACCGAAGCGGGCCTCACCAGCGCCAAGAATATCGCCTCCAAATTCTTCAGCCGCGGCAAGCCCCAGGCCGGCAGCGCCGTCACCGTCATCATGGAGGGGTCGCGCCCGCTGGTCATCGAAGTCCAGGCGCTGGTTGCCGACAGCGGGTACGGCAACCCGAAACGCTCCACCACCGGCTACGACGCCAGCCGCCTGACGATGCTGCTGGCCCTTCTTGAGAAGAAGCTGGACCTCCCCTTCGGGCAGTACGACGTTTTCGTCAACATCGCGGGAGGCATCAAGATCACCGAGCCGGCGGCGGACCTGGCCATCATCGCCGCCATCATCAGCTCCTTCCGCAACCGGCCGCTGAGCGACGAAAGCGTCTTTATCGGGGAAGTGAGCCTCATCGGAGACATCCGTGAGGTCTTCCACCTCGAACAGCGCCTCAGAGAAGCCCACACCCTGGGTTTCACCAAAGCGATCGTTCCCAGAAAACCCTCTTTCAAAACGCCGATGAAATGTTTCGTCGCCGAAGAGGTGGCCAAAGTGGTCGAGTGGATGTAA
- a CDS encoding TlpA family protein disulfide reductase has protein sequence MNTKRLLLTASLAILLGFTGCGEKKNEQSAAPARSKTEAAAPQKKESFLLGNGKETISAKLTEKGYDFNVTEPVVLIDFFATWCPPCRAEIPHLADLQKRYEGKLKVIGVLIETKSTAAMNRFIEGHGINYFVSNAPDNIDFATTTADMLHQPKNFSIPFMILFVKGKYFRHYIGMVPEEMIESDIKEALGEVK, from the coding sequence ATGAATACAAAACGACTTCTCCTCACCGCCTCTCTCGCCATACTTCTTGGCTTTACGGGATGCGGCGAAAAGAAAAACGAGCAGAGTGCCGCCCCGGCCCGGAGCAAAACGGAAGCGGCCGCCCCCCAGAAAAAAGAGAGTTTTCTTCTTGGCAACGGCAAAGAGACCATCTCTGCGAAGCTGACGGAGAAAGGGTACGACTTCAACGTCACCGAGCCGGTCGTGCTGATCGACTTTTTCGCCACCTGGTGCCCTCCCTGCCGCGCTGAGATCCCCCACCTGGCGGACCTGCAGAAACGGTACGAGGGCAAACTCAAAGTGATCGGCGTCCTCATCGAAACCAAAAGCACCGCGGCGATGAACCGCTTCATCGAGGGCCACGGCATCAACTACTTCGTCTCCAACGCCCCCGACAACATCGACTTCGCCACCACCACCGCCGACATGCTCCACCAGCCCAAAAACTTCTCCATCCCTTTCATGATCCTCTTCGTCAAGGGCAAATATTTCCGCCACTACATCGGTATGGTCCCCGAAGAGATGATCGAAAGCGATATCAAAGAGGCGCTGGGGGAGGTGAAATAG
- a CDS encoding 5-formyltetrahydrofolate cyclo-ligase yields MDKAAFRKICLARLKRAERTGRWYRNRAVLRKLEKIIKKTNPKSILLYMPMGHEVDVWPLFRHLRRRHRLFVPFMEGESFKLVQYRLPLFKKQYGIYEPSNSRFYLTNIDMAVVPVVGVDGRFRRIGFGKGMYDRFFGSLKHKPVTLFVQLTACCTKERITDDYDVEADIYITPEMTLFRGKRHDYGNYRRRCGSRY; encoded by the coding sequence ATGGACAAAGCGGCTTTTCGCAAAATCTGCCTGGCGCGTTTGAAAAGAGCGGAGCGGACCGGGCGGTGGTACCGCAATCGCGCCGTCTTGCGAAAATTGGAAAAAATTATAAAAAAAACGAATCCGAAATCGATCCTTCTCTATATGCCGATGGGCCATGAAGTGGACGTGTGGCCGCTCTTTCGGCATCTTCGCCGCCGCCACCGTCTTTTCGTCCCTTTTATGGAAGGAGAAAGTTTCAAACTGGTACAATATCGACTGCCTCTGTTTAAAAAACAGTACGGCATCTATGAACCGAGCAATTCACGATTTTATCTGACGAATATCGATATGGCGGTCGTTCCGGTCGTGGGGGTTGACGGACGATTTCGCCGAATAGGATTTGGAAAAGGCATGTACGACCGTTTTTTCGGATCACTCAAACACAAACCTGTCACCCTCTTCGTACAGCTGACTGCCTGCTGTACGAAAGAGCGTATCACCGACGATTACGATGTGGAGGCAGACATCTATATAACCCCCGAAATGACTCTATTTCGAGGAAAACGACATGATTACGGAAATTATCGTAGGAGGTGCGGCAGCCGCTATTAG
- the rny gene encoding ribonuclease Y — protein MTEIIVGGAAAAISGAAAYLLTKRIEASKYDVYVEQAKAKAKAIEHEAEAVLQNAKLQVKEAELEAKRKYEEEIQKLNTEYNARLSQLEKREAQLAEEWDDLKETKRELKSLENRAESLRKEYETKRNEALKILERASGLTKEEARELVLKQVEEEERAEIAHIVRRYETEAKNEAKRRANYILAQATTRFAGEFAAERLINVVHLPDDDLKGRIIGKEGRNIKTLEMLMGVDIIIDDTPGAIILSSFNLYRRAIATRTIELLIEDGRIQPARIEEIYEKVVEEFDQKVLEEGEQIVVDLGLSPMHPELMKLIGRLRYRASYGQNALGHSLEVAHLAGIMAAEMGGDDTLAKRAGILHDIGKALTHEYSGSHVDLGAEVCRRYKEHPVVINAIYAHHGHEEPETIEAAAVCAADTLSAARPGARREVLESFLKRVKAVEEIATSKPGVHHAYAINAGREVRVIVNASLVNDDEAVLLSKEIAEEIEKAVQYPGEIKVNVIRETRAINYAR, from the coding sequence ATTACGGAAATTATCGTAGGAGGTGCGGCAGCCGCTATTAGCGGTGCAGCGGCATATTTACTCACCAAACGCATTGAAGCTTCCAAATACGACGTCTATGTGGAGCAGGCGAAGGCGAAAGCGAAGGCCATAGAGCACGAAGCCGAAGCGGTGCTGCAAAATGCGAAGCTCCAGGTCAAAGAGGCCGAACTCGAGGCGAAACGCAAATACGAAGAAGAGATTCAGAAGCTCAATACCGAATACAATGCCCGCCTTTCTCAGCTGGAGAAGCGGGAAGCCCAGCTGGCGGAAGAGTGGGACGACCTCAAAGAGACGAAGAGGGAGCTGAAGAGTCTCGAAAACCGGGCGGAGAGCCTTCGAAAAGAGTACGAGACGAAACGCAACGAGGCGTTGAAGATATTGGAGAGGGCTTCGGGGCTGACGAAAGAGGAGGCCCGGGAGCTGGTTCTCAAACAGGTGGAAGAGGAGGAGAGGGCCGAGATCGCCCATATCGTCCGACGTTACGAAACGGAAGCGAAAAACGAGGCGAAGCGGCGTGCCAACTACATCTTGGCACAGGCGACGACCCGTTTCGCCGGAGAGTTCGCGGCGGAGCGCCTCATCAACGTCGTCCATCTGCCCGACGACGACCTGAAGGGGCGCATCATCGGCAAAGAGGGGCGTAACATCAAGACCCTCGAAATGCTGATGGGGGTCGATATCATCATCGACGATACGCCGGGCGCCATCATCCTGAGCAGTTTCAACCTCTACCGCCGCGCCATCGCCACCCGGACCATCGAGCTTCTCATCGAAGACGGCCGCATCCAGCCGGCGCGGATCGAAGAGATTTACGAAAAGGTGGTGGAAGAGTTCGACCAGAAGGTTCTCGAAGAGGGGGAACAGATCGTCGTGGACCTGGGCCTCTCGCCGATGCATCCGGAGCTGATGAAGCTGATCGGCCGCCTCCGCTACCGGGCCAGTTACGGGCAGAACGCTCTGGGGCACTCCCTGGAGGTGGCCCATCTGGCCGGCATCATGGCCGCCGAGATGGGTGGCGACGACACGCTGGCCAAACGGGCGGGTATCCTGCACGACATCGGCAAGGCGCTGACCCACGAATATTCGGGGAGCCATGTGGACCTGGGGGCGGAAGTGTGCCGCCGCTACAAGGAGCATCCGGTGGTCATCAACGCCATCTACGCCCACCACGGCCACGAAGAGCCCGAGACCATCGAGGCGGCCGCCGTCTGCGCCGCCGACACCCTCTCCGCCGCCCGGCCGGGTGCGAGACGGGAAGTACTGGAGAGCTTCCTCAAGCGGGTCAAGGCGGTGGAGGAGATCGCCACCTCCAAACCGGGCGTCCACCATGCCTACGCCATCAACGCGGGCAGGGAAGTGCGTGTCATCGTCAACGCCTCCCTGGTCAACGACGACGAAGCCGTCCTCCTCAGCAAAGAGATCGCGGAAGAGATCGAAAAGGCGGTGCAGTATCCGGGCGAGATCAAAGTCAACGTCATCAGAGAGACCCGGGCGATCAACTACGCCAGGTAA
- a CDS encoding cation diffusion facilitator family transporter: MTMQKRATVVSSSVATILVIVKLIVGLISGSVAVLASAIDSGLDLAVSLFNYFAVSNAEKPATEKFNYGLGKIEAIAAVIEGVVITMSGLFIGYKAIEKIIHPEPLHYMGASIGVMLLSIVMTGALVAYLNHVAKVTDNMVIKSDALHYKTDLFSNGAILISLLVIEFTDFYLIDAILGIGIAVYIVYSAYELIQEGVLMLLDVALDDEIVGKIVEAIKSEPKVTDYHWLKTRKAGNDYFVDVHLVFNPEMSLLEAHRIGDNVEEKIKAIDPRADWLINIHLDPYDDSQINEEEYPQFAGNSTENEKGKEENPAQA; encoded by the coding sequence ATGACCATGCAAAAAAGGGCGACCGTCGTCAGCTCTTCCGTCGCCACCATCCTAGTCATCGTCAAACTGATTGTCGGACTCATCAGCGGTTCGGTGGCGGTTCTCGCCTCCGCCATCGACTCGGGGTTGGACCTGGCGGTCTCGCTATTCAACTATTTCGCCGTCTCCAACGCCGAGAAACCGGCCACCGAAAAGTTCAACTACGGCCTGGGCAAGATCGAGGCGATCGCCGCGGTGATCGAAGGGGTCGTCATCACGATGTCGGGCCTCTTCATCGGCTACAAGGCGATCGAAAAGATCATCCACCCCGAACCGCTCCACTACATGGGCGCTTCCATCGGGGTCATGCTTCTTTCCATCGTCATGACGGGCGCACTGGTCGCCTACCTCAACCATGTGGCCAAAGTGACCGACAACATGGTCATCAAATCCGATGCGCTCCACTACAAAACCGACCTCTTCAGCAACGGCGCCATTCTCATCTCCCTCCTCGTCATCGAGTTCACCGACTTCTACCTCATCGACGCCATCCTGGGTATCGGCATCGCCGTATATATCGTCTACTCCGCCTACGAACTGATTCAGGAAGGGGTTCTGATGCTGCTGGATGTGGCGTTGGACGACGAGATCGTCGGAAAGATCGTCGAGGCGATCAAGAGCGAACCCAAAGTCACCGACTACCACTGGCTCAAAACCCGCAAAGCGGGCAACGACTACTTCGTCGACGTCCACCTGGTCTTCAACCCGGAGATGTCACTGCTGGAAGCGCACCGCATCGGCGACAATGTGGAGGAGAAGATCAAAGCCATCGACCCCAGGGCCGACTGGCTGATCAACATCCACCTGGATCCCTATGACGATTCACAAATCAATGAAGAGGAGTACCCGCAGTTTGCCGGCAACAGTACTGAAAACGAGAAGGGAAAGGAGGAAAACCCGGCCCAGGCATAA